A single genomic interval of Malania oleifera isolate guangnan ecotype guangnan chromosome 13, ASM2987363v1, whole genome shotgun sequence harbors:
- the LOC131145955 gene encoding uncharacterized protein LOC131145955 yields the protein MDYDFRNRGGSPYDSQIPMYRPTTSSSPSPHPMYAPSLYPRVGQPAHGVAPPLGRTAPYHQTSSPSSSSGLGIRIAIKPEYRITPPPQMSPHFGDIPRSNFQFDFEFERKILVEAEKDSQNWSRLGLENLPSRTTEPASSLGSVADPVVSKYIASGLNREAVPLAVANYGDNPTKVQEFVKGFTLLREMGFSSTNVAEALVTYENDTDKALAHFLNTSS from the exons ATGGACTACGACTTCAGGAACAGAGGAGGCTCACCGTACGATTCACAGATCCCCATGTACAGACCAACCACGTCGTCTTCCCCCTCCCCCCATCCGATGTACGCTCCCTCCCTCTACCCtcgggtcggtcaaccggctcACGGCGTCGCTCCACCCCTCGGCCGCACCGCCCCCTATCACCAGACCTCTTCTCCCTCCTCTTCTT CAGGATTGGGCATCAGGATTGCAATTAAACCAGAATATAGGATAACTCCCCCG CCTCAAATGTCACCTCACTTTGGAGATATTCCTCGGAGCAATTTCCAGTTTGACTTTGAATTTGAGAGGAAGATACTGGTTGAAGCAGAGAAGGATAGCCAGAATTGGAGCAGGCTTGGGTTGGAAAACCTTCCTTCTAGAACCACAGAGCCGGCATCTTCATTG GGCTCTGTTGCAGATCCTGTAGTGAGCAAATACATTGCATCTGGGCTTAACCGAGAAGCTGTTCCCCTTGCAGTTGCAAATTATGGGGACAATCCAACCAAG GTGCAGGAATTTGTTAAGGGCTTTACTCTTCTGCGGGAAATGGGGTTCTCATCAACTAATGTTGCTGAAGCCCTAGTAACTTATGAGAATGACACTGACAAGGCACTGGCACATTTCCTCAACACTTCATCCTGA